Genomic window (Acidobacteriota bacterium):
TCGCCTCCATCCCGCTCATCGGCTGGGGCAAGCCGACGCCGGTCAATCCGCGCAACTGGACGAAGTACAACCAGGCGAACGTGATGGTCTCGATCGCCGGGATCCTGGCGAACATCATTCTCGCGGTATCCTCGTTCGCGATCTTCAAACTGCTGCTGTCGTACGATGTCCTGACGTTTGCGAGCATACAGGAAGGTGTACCGAAGATCTTCGGTACTTTGCTGACCTATATGATCTTCCTGAATGTCTCGCTGGCGATCTTCAACCTGCTGCCGTTCCCGCCGCTTGACGGAAGCAAGGTTTTGTCGACATTCTTGCCGGCGAGTTTTCAACCGATATTCGATATGCTCGAGCATTACGGCTTCATCATTCTGATGGCGCTCATCTACTTCGGCATCGTCAGCTTCGTGATGCGGCCCGTTTTCGCGGTCGTCCGGTATCTGCTCGTCACCCCCTGGTTCTAAATATGAAAAAACGCATTTTCAGCGGTGCGCAGCCTACGGG
Coding sequences:
- a CDS encoding site-2 protease family protein translates to MGGIDPIELVSNLIIYMVVLLLAISSHEAGHAWMSHKYGDDTAYMLGRVTLNPVAHTDPIGTLLLPIISFVFGAMGGALASIPLIGWGKPTPVNPRNWTKYNQANVMVSIAGILANIILAVSSFAIFKLLLSYDVLTFASIQEGVPKIFGTLLTYMIFLNVSLAIFNLLPFPPLDGSKVLSTFLPASFQPIFDMLEHYGFIILMALIYFGIVSFVMRPVFAVVRYLLVTPWF